The Cucurbita pepo subsp. pepo cultivar mu-cu-16 chromosome LG05, ASM280686v2, whole genome shotgun sequence nucleotide sequence GCTAGGCCATTTATGGATTCATTTGTACCTCTTGTTGATGATGTTCCTCAGAAATATTGTTCAAACTGTACTGTTGTTGTCACTGAAATCAGTATTGTGTTCTGTTGAGAAATTCCTATGAGTTTGATTGTGTTTGTGACCTGAATTATTGTCTGATCGAATTATGATTTGTTCATTATTGTTCAACTGTACAAATGATTGCCTAGGTTCttattttagttcattatTGTCTGAAAGTTGATTGTTTGCTGAATTGGAAACAGTGGtgctcttctctctctcactaTTAAGGCTGTGAGGGCGAGATCCCATattaattggagaggaaaatgagTACTAGTAAAGACGTTGGGCTCtaaaaagggtggattgtgagatttcacgtcggtggttggagaaggaggggaacgaagtattctttaagggtgtgaaaacctttttcTAGCCGACCGTTTTAAAAGCTTTGTGGGGAAATccgaaatgaaaaaaattcaagaggGTGTGAAAGAAGACcattttaaaagccttgaagagaaacccaaaaaaaaaaaaaaaattaaaaaaatggataagATTGAACTGTTGATTCGATTTAGTATATACTTGCTGTCTTACCTTTGTTTGTACAAGATTTATAACCTTTGTTTGTACAAGATTTATAAATGAGGGATCCAAATATTGTTCTAAAATTAAGTTGATTAATCTTTCTATAACCTTTTCTTTAAAACTCATGTTTTAAAGCTTCttaaaaaaaccataaaaaagaagaaaaaaaaaagaaatgattagTTGCATCGGTCCCTCCCTGCATGAGAGGGACTATCATGGATTCGGGAGGTACTCAGCACACCCCCAGGTAAGATACCATATAGTCTCGTTAGGTAAGATACTATATAGTCTCAGATAGCCATGCATGAGGTAGTACCTTGTAGAGAAACGTCATTATCGTTTTGAGTCACGACTcatagtaaaatattgggtcgtgacacaatcgctctcattcagatgtggTCCCATCCAAATCCTAAGCATTACAGTTCATTCAAATCCTGATCCTGATCCTAGGCACACGAATTCGACATCCCAATAAGTTCCAATCCATTCCATCCAAACCCTAAGCACACCAAAGTGGTAAGGATTAGAAACCATTctaaagatttgaaattcaatcCCAAGCCAAGCTTACATGAACAATCATCCactaataattacaaaaacaagGCTCGATTACTTACCATTTCTTGTTCATATACTTCAAAATTGCATTCCATTTAAACAAATTTGGGGTTGGTGAAATTAACATCAATGgtatattcataaatatttctcCATCAAACGTTACAAATCTCATTAACATTCCAAATTAGCATAAGAAATACACAAATTACAACAATCATTGTCTTCAATCACATACTATAAGAATCAAGAACCACCTCCCTAATCAACCATTGAAACAAACACCATGGCAATTCCCCGGCTACCTATCGTTCTCTCCGTCCTCTTCCTCGTCTCCATATCGGCCCGTTCCGAGTACTACTCCAGAACTTCCCGTCGGGTTCACCTAAAACCCAAGGTAACCCATCTCCGTTTCTTCCTTTTCGACATCCTAAGCGGCGATAAACCCACCGCTGTCAAAGTTGCGCATTCGAACGTCACCTTCGGCACGTCTGTGATCCCATTCGGCACCGTCTACGCCATCGACGACCCGCTTCGAGCGGGACCCGAATATAATTCGACATTGATCGGCAATGCAAGGGGGATGTATATGTCAGCAAGTAGAGGCTCAGATTTTTGCTTGGTGATGTACATTGACTACGCTTTCACTGCCGGCAAGTTCAAGGGCAGCTCCATCAGTGTGTTTTCGAGGAACCCGGTGACGGAGGCGAAACGGGAGGTGGCGGTTGTCGGCGGGCGAGGGAAGTTTAGGATGGCTCGAGGGTTTGCTAAGCTTAAGACACATTATTTGAATGTCAACAATGGTGATGCCATTATTGAATATGATGTTACTGTGTTTCATTATTGAGAGATTAGGAGAAGATGATAGCCGTTGGATTTTGTAATCATTTGGTCTTAAGGATTGATTAATTACCTAATTATCcttttactaaattaataaaaatctctctttcttatctttataatttatatctctaacatttttttttatcttttttttttaaaatttacaaatttacaaatatttttaaaataaagtattaacgGTTACCcgctaaaaataattatcagtatatattttctaatatttttaattttttttaacattttcttcttattattataaaccaatattaaataattattgatataaaaaatgtgtTCACTAAACAATTATGATTACATTAGAGgtcgaataaaaaaaaaaattataagaatctAACTGAGAACGAGAACGACTATCTTCATTTGTACCCGATGTtttaaggaaaattaaaaacaaaaccgtgagagtttttaaaatgttatctTTACTTGTATATACTACCCGTTACAATCATATTTGTCCAAAGCGTGTTGTTAATGGCTATTAAAGAGGTATTATAGGGGATGAGTTTGGAGTTTAGGAGATGGCTACTGAAGGGCTATAAGGGATGTCCAAGGCgtgtctcaaaatgtactacaaggggatgtgactagtcgtcaattcttcctacctTGAGTTGTATGCTATTTAagtcgtgttttttttttctttacttatagTTATATAACGTTGTTTTCGATTCCTTTCAAactttctttctaaaatctctctgccccgttttataaaactttttctAAAAGCAAGGTCAGAGGTTTGGGTATACGTCATCAAGTCAAAAGCGACACGATTTCGAGTTTGTTGACTCACTCGGTGGTTAGGGTGAGTGTCACACAATCACTTACAAACGATTGCACGTGTTAGGCTAATTAAGGATGTTCTGCTATACTGTTAATTTAAAAGAGGATTTGAACGTTATAACCTACCGTTCCTCTCGATTTGATATGAGTTTGAAACATGCATGCTTTCGTTCTCCTGCTTTAAAACGATGTCATCATTCCTATAATAACGAGCACGTatcaatctataattttaaaaagtcgGATCGTTACAAATCAATTGAATTACACGtgtaaaaattgtattttataaagaaattaaataattactcCTAATGCCACCTAAACATCCCTTATTTGGCTAACAAGAGATTATAGCATTaaagtgaaaattttgttttaaaaaaaaaattaaaaaaattaccccTAATGTGTACTAAACATCCCTAAATaggtttattttaaattaaaattcctTAAAAAGGTTATAtcattaaattcattaattttttttttataacttaaaactttttttaatttagaataaaaaaataaataaagaatttgtttgtttggtctataaatattttatataattcctaaaattttaattattaatttagttcataaaatttaaaaatattttttttttcattctttgtaaaattttaaaatatcagaaaaatagatataaatgaaattcaaataataataataataataataatatatatatatatatatatgttcacGTGGCCAGAAGGGAAAGATATCTctattcatttaaattttcatccctattaattttttttccgaatcatatatatattaaaaaatatttctttaaaaaaaaattaattaataatttatcattttctaataaattttctataaaaggaatcctaataaattcaataaattcgATAATTTAATGGGTAGAATATTACAGATCATATTTTTCAAACTAAAGTGGGTCCCACATCCACGTggtgtattattatttttccacGTCAgtcatatttataaattaaattaaaaaaaataaaagaaaaaccgtCTCCTTTTCATTATAAAACCGCCTCGTCATCGTCTTCATCGCCACGACAAGCTCTGTTTTTACagagaaaaaacagagtaaaacagagaaaaacagaggaaaagaaaatggcgaatctttctatttcatttttcttcctttttctcctcGCAGCTCTCCCATGGACTCGAACCCTCGACGCGAAGAAAACCGTGATTTGTAGACGCCATTGCCGGAAGCAGACCGTCACCAAGATCCAATTCTACTTCCACGACACCATCACCGGGAAGAATCCCTCCGCCATTAAGGTCGCTGAGGCCCCTTCCTCCACCAATTCACCGACGCTCTTCGGCACCGTGTCCATCGCCGACGACCCATTGACGGAAACGCCTGACCCGAAATCGAAGGAGGTGGGCAGGGCACAGGGGCTGTATTCGTCGGCCGCGCAGCAGGAGGTGGGTCTGCTCATGACACTGACCTATGTATTCACCGCCGGTAAGTTCAACGGCAGCTCCGTTGTTATTGTCGGGAAGAATTCGATTATGAATAAAGTCCGAGAACTGCCGGTGGTCGGAGGGACGGGGGCTTTCCGGTTCGCTCGTGGGTATGCTCTGGCGAGTACTTATTGGGCCAACAACGTTGGAGATGCAATTGTGGGTTATAATTTAACGGTTATACACTAGGAAAAGTGACCGGGTGGTCCGGTTGTTGTCCGAtgattttatgtttctttcatttgCTCTTCACATGGTTTCGTTCAAATATGAATAAAGGTTCGAGCTTACTATGACGTTTCGGTAGAATCATGTCTAGGCTCGATAGACCTAAGATGCCTCCTAATGTGATATAGAGAGATGCGACTAGTAGTCAATTCTCCGTATCCTCCGTTCTATGTTATTTAAGctgttaaatttatttctttgctTATAGTCGTTGCTGATCGTACTTTCAAAcactctttttaaaatttgtctcgccccattttctaaattgtttTCTTAGTCGGGCTAGAGGTTTGGTTATGTCGTTAGGTCGAAGGCGACACGATTTTGAGTTGGCTGACTCACTTGGTGGATAGAGTGAGTGTCGCAAATGATATATCTAGAGACTGTGATTTTGTTCACTGCACCACCATTGCTAGGAGTGGAGACTGATGACAGAGCAGTAGGTGGAGCCGGTGGAGAAGTAGTCGGCGTCATATCAGGTTGTAATGTTCCAATGGACGAAGAGGGAGCCACGTCCCCTCAGAGCATGGGACGAAAACGATGTGGAAgtcggaagagtcgccacagtGGGCGAAGGAGCC carries:
- the LOC111795840 gene encoding dirigent protein 15, with protein sequence MAIPRLPIVLSVLFLVSISARSEYYSRTSRRVHLKPKVTHLRFFLFDILSGDKPTAVKVAHSNVTFGTSVIPFGTVYAIDDPLRAGPEYNSTLIGNARGMYMSASRGSDFCLVMYIDYAFTAGKFKGSSISVFSRNPVTEAKREVAVVGGRGKFRMARGFAKLKTHYLNVNNGDAIIEYDVTVFHY
- the LOC111795800 gene encoding dirigent protein 23-like; this translates as MANLSISFFFLFLLAALPWTRTLDAKKTVICRRHCRKQTVTKIQFYFHDTITGKNPSAIKVAEAPSSTNSPTLFGTVSIADDPLTETPDPKSKEVGRAQGLYSSAAQQEVGLLMTLTYVFTAGKFNGSSVVIVGKNSIMNKVRELPVVGGTGAFRFARGYALASTYWANNVGDAIVGYNLTVIH